In Arachis hypogaea cultivar Tifrunner chromosome 2, arahy.Tifrunner.gnm2.J5K5, whole genome shotgun sequence, a genomic segment contains:
- the LOC140177523 gene encoding protein MAIN-LIKE 1-like: MPFGECTITLQDVAYQLGLPVDGHYVSGCLTDFHLYIEGGRPAWQWFHELLGVLPPENQVQKFAVNCTWFQETFGECPDGADEETLFADKSGNRIHIRWLPFVARLEEMGGYSWGSAALAWLYRCMCRVANRHVVKLAGPLQLLQSWIFWRFPSFRPTGYDEISWPLSSRWSGYNPEISNKGPRVQMARLKIDLLQPRDFIWMPYSALDVIQVVHPEVLESRHTMLWRCVTSLIYFAVVEWHQVDRVLPQFGGVQPPPPPRPALNIDFLMSKDGRGGDRWFPAHLAD; encoded by the exons ATGCCGTTCGGGGAGTGCACCATCACGCTTCAGGACGTTGCATACCAGCTGGGGTTGCCAGTGGACGGACATTACGTCAGTGGTTGCCTGACGGACTTCCACCTGTACATTGAGGGTGGGAGGCCAGCTTGGCAGTGGTTTCATGAGTTGCTCGGTGTTTTACCTCCCGAGAACCAGGTTCAGAAATTCGCAGTCAACTGCACCTGGTTCCAGGAGACATTTGGAGAGTGTCCCGACGGGGCTGATGAGGAGACA ctgtttgccgacaagtccggcaaTCGTATACACATCAGATGGCTACCCTTTGTTGCTcggcttgaggagatgggtggCTACAGTTGGGGGTCGGCGGCACTagcatggttgtaccggtgcatgtgccgagtcgCCAACAGACATGTCGTGAAGTTAGCTGGGCCTTTACAGTTACTGCAGTCTTGGATCTTCTGGAGGTTTCCTTCATTTAGGCCTACTGGGTATGATGAGATTAGCTGGCCCCTTTCCTCGAG ATGGTCTGGTTACAATCCTGAGATTAGCAATAAGGGACCTCGGGTACAGATGGCTCGCCTGAAGATCGACTTGTTACAGCCTCGGGAT TTCATATGGATGCCGTATAGCGCACTCGACGTCATCCAGGTTGTCCATCCGGAGGTCTTGGAGTCGCGGCATACGATGTTATGGCGGTGTGTGACGTCGTTGATTTATTTTGCGGTGGTCGAGTGGCATCAGGTTGATAGAGTTTTACCGCAGTTTGGCGGCGTtcagccccccccccccccgcgtcCCGCTTTGAACATCGACTTCTTGATGTCGAAGGACGGGAGAGGAGGTGACCGTTGGTTCCCGGCGCACTTAGCTGACTAG